One window of Bacillus spongiae genomic DNA carries:
- a CDS encoding pentapeptide repeat-containing protein yields MQIIKSQTDKEIRINSETLESVVLDNYDMHRAILTSTNLTNSSFIGANLRGVDLEGSILTNANLTDAFLMVANLKGTTLLNSKMVNSKLNGADLCGSDLSNANLLGADVWKADFRDSKLLGTNMNCVRLEEAYLEGAIYNNLTIWPNGFTPEKYGAIKC; encoded by the coding sequence ATGCAAATTATTAAGAGTCAGACGGATAAGGAAATTAGAATTAATTCAGAAACATTAGAAAGTGTTGTTTTAGACAACTATGATATGCATCGAGCAATTTTAACAAGTACAAATTTAACAAATTCCAGTTTTATTGGTGCCAATTTAAGAGGTGTAGATTTAGAAGGCAGTATTTTGACAAATGCTAATTTAACCGATGCATTTTTAATGGTTGCCAATTTAAAAGGGACAACATTATTAAATTCAAAGATGGTTAATTCAAAATTAAATGGTGCAGATTTATGTGGATCAGACTTATCAAATGCCAATTTATTAGGAGCGGATGTTTGGAAGGCAGATTTTAGAGATTCAAAGTTATTAGGTACTAATATGAACTGCGTTAGGTTAGAGGAAGCTTATTTGGAAGGAGCTATTTATAATAATTTGACAATCTGGCCAAATGGGTTTACTCCCGAAAAATATGGTGCAATAAAATGTTAA
- a CDS encoding IS3 family transposase translates to KEEVYHTTYLHYESAKIALFQFIEGWYNRRRIHSQLNFQTPQEVEDKFRQSV, encoded by the coding sequence GAAGGAAGAAGTCTATCACACTACTTATTTACATTACGAATCAGCAAAGATTGCGTTGTTTCAGTTTATTGAAGGATGGTACAACCGTCGTCGTATTCATAGTCAATTAAACTTTCAGACACCACAGGAAGTAGAAGATAAGTTCCGTCAATCTGTATAA